The genomic stretch ttgtattattgttagttttaactatgtactggctctgagGCACTGAGATTCTTGgctgaagagtgccttacaaatagaatgcattattattattattattattgctagtGAAATGGTATATGGATTTCTTAATATCTAGGCTCTGAAAAAAACCCTTGGCCTCAAGCATCCATTCCTCAGCTTGTACAGGGGTCCCTTTAGTGCGGAACATCCCAAACAGCAAAAGTCTTCTGTTGAAGCGAGCCCGTATAACCTGAGGCATGACAGTGGGTGTCAGatgtcacctcctccactgTTCTGTAAACATTCACAAAATACTTGTCAGGATAAGATAGCGCTCGCTTCGTTCATGTGAAAATACTCTGGGGCAAAAAAAGCTGAGCTAAGAACTATAAAGTTCAAACAGTTCAtcacaaagatatatatattttttattttccacttgTGATTATCATGTGAACAGAGCAGAGGAGCCGTGCTGCCTACAGTATGCACGCAACTGCAGAGTGCCACGTTATTGACCAGGATGTCCCTATTATGTCAATGCAATGGGCAATCTAATAACTCAGAGTTGAGAAACACATTGAACTCCAATAGAGTGACAAAGGCAATTACACATGTGACGTTATATTAGTAGACTCGTGGCCTCCACCGCTTTCTTATATGTCAAGTCAGACAAGACTAACTAACCGCAGCTTGGTGGTGCATACACCAGAGCTGTCATCATCCTTCTTGTCATCTTGCAGAACATCATTGCAGCAGCCATTGCCGCTGGCAGGTTTTACCAACATCAATGCAATGTGGCTCAGACCGACGCACCTACAATCAATGGTAAACCCACACTGCAGTGACTGTGGGGCGAACGCAATGGAAAGTTAGATAAGGCAACCAGCATTCACATGTGAACACGTGACGCATCGACGggtacatacaaacacatgtatacacttggaaggggggtggagggggaggggggtgggggggttatgACAAGGCAGGACAGCATGTGACGGAGTTACATCATACGGGATGTCCAGTAATGATTGTTGCGCTCTCCATGCCGAAACGCTGCTCTCAGTAAAGTCCTGGATGACCTCTGCGTGCACTTGTACTTGCTGTGAACTCTGTAAGATGCTTCTATCGGTCTGTGAACCTGTGAGGTTTCTAATGCCAGTTAGCCATGTGTCACAAATACCTATTAATGCTGTATCACATCAACAAGGACGAAAGCATGAGGACGATTGTGACCTGATGGGACTAGCAGGCCCCACACACCTGATTGGACTAGCAGGCCCCACACACCTGATGGGACTAGCAggccacacacacctgatgggACTAGCAagccacacacacctgatgggACTAGCAAGCCACACACCTAATGGGACTAGCAggccacacacacctgatgggACTAGCAGGCCAAACACACCTGATGGGACTAGCAAGCCACACACCTGATGGGACTAGCAggccacacacacctgatgggACTAGCGATATTACGATATCAAAAACCTCAGAAGATATCTTGTCATATTGCATTACCTATACATCGATATATATCGCCCAGCCCTACATCGAATCGTATCCAATTTCCTGTTTCAAAAACATTATAGGGCATGAGATGCATTTATGTCTAATTCCTGCTGGGATACAACAATGTTCAATGAAGTTTCTGGTTTTcagcaaaacatgttttgaataAGAGTGGTGACCTGCTTTCTTTCCTCCAGTTCTTTGTTTTAAGTCATTATAAATTCATGTTACTTTTTCAGCTTTGCAAGTAGATAATGGTCACGTTTCATGGACttggaaaaaaagattgaatacTGACATTCTGTAGTATTCCCATTTAATAGACAGTCAAAAAAACATCAGGaaaatgtacatacagtatgtatcgCAAATCTAAAAGCAATGCACTCAATTTCAGAAGTAATGCAGACACCCATAAATAGTTATGTATTACATTTCTGTGGTGCATTTTTGATTCCATGTTGTGAGGGCCACATCTTCtctaaaaaggagaaaacactCAGTGGCTGCTCTAATCAAATGAGCAGGTGGAATCAGGTTATGAACATGTCAACGTTACCGAACGTTTTGGCTGCCGATCGCATACACACCGACTCTTCCGTCAGCTAACGATGATCTTTCCACATCAGAGGTGTTCGTTTAGTTTCAAATCAACTTACAAAGATCACTGACAAATTAGAGATGgatttgaaaatataaatactacCCCTCTTCAGCATTAGAGCAACAATAACCGGATCCTGCTTCTATTTGCACCTGGTGTTGATCACCCTGGCTTTGCGAGTGGCTTTGCTTGGATCCCAGGAAACTtgtgagcttttttttcttttttttttttaatagtctATGAAGGGCCATTAAAGTGTCACGTTCCTACTGTGTGATGCCAGAGATTGCATCCATTCTTAAACAAAAGGTACAgcgtctctttttcttttccactcaCGTTTGGTAAACGGCTCCCTCTGCTGGGCTAACCACGTATTAGAAAGTCCCATTTCAGCTCGTTCTGCACAGGCATATATTGTGTAACACAGAAGGTAAAAGAAGAAATCAATGCTTGTTATCAGTTTTTCCCCACACGAATGTTGGGGTTAAGAAGAGGATCTAAATTTGGGTCGGAGCCCGCGGAGGCACGGCCGAGTTTGGCCATGATGATTATCAACGTGAAGAATCCCAGAACTCCTACCACGAGGAGCATGAAGACCCGCTGCTTCCAGGACAGAGAAGTCCGCTTTCCACCTGTGCGATTTCTGAAAAGATAACAAAAACGACAAAAAAATGAGGGACCCCAGTGACACTTGCATAGTAATTTGTTCGTAGTGCAGTGCAATAACAGAGTGTTCCCCAGCAGGTCATGGTACTAACTTGAGAATTTGAGCAAACCAACTTAACGCTGGGCGCCGTCGGTACTTGTCATCGTCAAAGTCAATCTGTGTGACAGTGCTGTGGCCGATGTCCCGAGTGTCGTAGATCTTTCTTGGCGATGATGCTGGAGAATAACAACGGATTATTAAGATGAAAGGCAAcacaaaatattaaatgttcaGTATGTGCGtgaaaaaatgacacaaagatAATTTCTTACTTATAGGGCCCTTAACAAGCATTATTTTAAGAGCAGTCAGTTCAGAGGGCTTTCCCTTGCTTTACCTGTGTGTAGTGTAATTGTGTCCCGGGTAGCTTCATTAGTGAAGTTGACCACAGCATGCTCCTGCATATTTGGGTCCTCATTTTTACGAGGTCCTCCGAGGTCTTCCTGTGCTGGAGGTGGGACAGGATTTGGTGGTGGGTTGAGGCTGGTGTTGTAAGAGTGGCTGGGGTAAATCTTACTTTCTTGGGCtgtgcaaagaaaagaaaagagtttgATTAAACCACTTAAATGATTATGTGTAATTAACAGCTAGAAAAGATGCTGTAATTGACCGAAAAGTAAACATTAAGGCTCACCGTCAAATGTCGACCAGTCAGTATAATCAGTGACATCATTCGCTGTGGTCTCCTCAAGGACCCCAACGGGCTCTTCAATCTGTCAGTcgaacattacattttattcacaTCTTACAAAATGACATCTGTATGATTTGACGTTTCATTACAAGTCGAAAACAGAGACTGGAAGACTATCTAATGGTTTAGAGATCATAATGTAGCATTAAAGGGCTCTTACCAGCGGCAGCCCTAAACCTGCTCTAGCCCAGTTAACAGATGACAGCTGTTCTTTCAGCACATCAGCAATTGGGCTGGCAAGGTTGGAAGGGGGAAACAATGAACCCTGACAGGTGGGGCACTGGTATCCTGCTGGAGCCGTATGGATTGGCAGCCGAGAGGCCAAGTTATTAAGACAGGACCAGTGAAACACATctgtggaaaaggaaaaaattCCATTCATCtctgttgttttgcatctctggACACCACTAATAGGAAGTGggaaaatatgtttattgtaatgctGTTGCACTTCCTTAAAAACAAGGATGATAATCTTACCATAGCAGACCAGCCTAACGGTGTCTTGAGCATTCAGTAGAGTATTACACAGAGTACAGTTGGGGTTGTAATCGCTGTCCTGGAGCCATTGCAAATATGACTGCACGATACACTGTAGGGCAGCAAGTGAAAATACAGAACTGTAATGTGATGTTACAAGCTTTGTTCAAACATAAATCGTGTAATACGTATTTACTGACTGACCTTGTTGTGGTTGGAGACTAGGCAATGctcgcacacattcacacgatGTTCAAAGCAGAACAAATTGGTCACCTTTCTCTTAGGACACTTGCAGAGACCCATAGCCACATCAGCTGCattgtgtaaaaagaaaaacaaaagcaggtttgttatgaatgtaaacacCAAAAATACACCAGACTGAGGATCCTTGTTGTTGTCATTCTGTAAATGACAGTCCGGCCTCCTGAAGACTCTGTCTTCATTTACTAGCAAaagcaaattaaattaaacggTTTCCACTGAAATGATGTATCCTGTGGCTAATACTGTCTTTAATAGGGACTAGAAGCAAAACAATAGAGGCAAACATTGACAAGACtttatctcttcccttttctctgAGTGACAGCTTGAAATATCCCCAGACACTGTGGACATATGCATGCTTCCTGTCATGAGAAGAGTTTGAACCTGAGGTTGTTGTATGATGTGTGTAACTCTTCTGCCAAATCAGTTATGCTAAAGATTAGAATACATATTGACTATGTGTATAGggaaatgatcaaataaaataaaaaatcgtAATGTTAACATACATTACATCATATCATGGGTTGGCAATACCCTTGCTTCTCAGTAGTGGGTGAGgcaatatgacaatatatacCATGAGATGGTCAATTATCAGACTttgtatcatatatatatgtgtgtgtgtgattgtacatTTGGCCATTTCAGGCCATGTTGCAAATCAGTGTGATTAAGTACCTATCTTTTTAATGCACCTACTTTAGACAAACATAAGCCCTCATGACTGATTTTGTTGTTTCTCGATCTTTCAGAAAAACTCACCGAATATTAATGAACcgcaaaacaaaatgacaaaccCTACTCTGATGCATTCCCAGGGCTTCTAGTCATCATGACATAGTAGGCTATACACGTTGTATCGCCCTGGTTGCCATGTCACAATTATTGTTGGTAGTCAAGGCTACCAACAATAATTGTTGGTAGCCTTGACTCGGCAGGGTCAACGTACCAGACACCGGTTTTACAAGCTAGTTATCAACGTCtcccggcagcaacgtcacacAGCGTCTGTTGGTGTGAATCAGAACATGTTGTGGGTCTTTGCGAAGTTGACCTAAGTTATCGTAGCACAGCGTGACACATTGTCGGGGGTCAAGAGTCCGTAGATCCGCTCTAACCTCGTGCTTCAACACCGTGTAATCGCCCCAGGCAGCTCCTTCTAAACGTGTATCTAGGCTAACATTAGCGGCTCCCTGAGCTGGAAGTTATCAGCTGAGGTAACGtgcgctaagctaagctacgctaagctagccagctagctagctGGTCGAGTTGAAGAAGTCCCAGAGCAAATGATGAATAACTCCACGTTACCTGTCACTCAGACTTTAATCAAGTCCCGTTCGCTTCAGGTGATGTTGTCCGGCAGTCATTGAAGCTTCCTTGTCAGATTCACGTGTGAAGGCGTCTCCAGAAGCTGTCATCAGTAAACTTCACTGCAGCGAGCTGgttccttcctctctgtgtttatGTGCCACGTCTCTTCCGCTTCAGCTTCTTCTTCGTGTTTTTCTGTAACAGACCAACAGGTGCACTCTGCCATCTACTGACCTGGAGGGCCTGTTCCTCCAGATTCCTTTGTAAAAACTTTTTGCCCCCACAACGAGGTATTTCTCAGTATGATTGTTATACAACTATCACATGTAAGTCGGTTTGACATATGACACATAGATTAGTTACATGTAAGTGTGTTTATTATCTTCACAACgccattgttttcttcttctactcttgTTGACTGCATGTCCTTAATCAGTATGAACAAACAGTTCACGTCACAGTGCACTGGAGGAGGCtctgctttattttaaatgcacagGTGCCTAATAGCATCATAACTGTCTGTCCAGGACATACACTGGCACTGAATTATAGGAATGAAGATAAATGATGTGCGTATATTTTGTGCTCTAGTTGCTCACACTCTTTTGTCTGAGAGATGTCTGGCAGGTAGCCTGTTTACAAAGAATTATTCATTATCCACACCATATGTCCCCCGGCAGATTCTCATGATTCCTGTAGACGCTAtgatttatacacatttaattgTCCGTCGCTCTTCACAAAATGAGGGTTAAAATTATTTATGTGAGGAGGACAGCcattaatgtaatatttcatttattgtcacacattcacttttttttttcttgcaagacaactgcaaaaaaaaggGCTGCTTGTTGTTGTCTTGCCTTTTTGTTGTTGGCATGTTTGTGTCAGATTGCAGTTAGTGTGTTTAGACACCAGATGGTGTACAAACTGACAGCCAATAAAGTATTCCCAAAAGTACACAGAATGTTGGGTTCAATCATTCACCAATCAGCACTGTCGGTGTAGATCAATATATTAACCTTTCATCAGCAGAACAGAGtagaacatttagtttttacagATACTATATAAATGATTAGTCaactctgtgtatgtgtggatTTTCTAAACAAATAATCAATGAATGCAGGGGCTTATGATCAAAAGCTTGTGCCTTATGACAATGACTCAATTAAAAGTAGtgaaaaacaagagaagaacAGATGTTATGAAGGAGCAGTGTAGTTTTTCACGCTATTATTTGCAGCAGGTCACTTAGACAATTTGATTGCAGCAACATGTGTCTTCATTTGATCTGATAGTGTTGTCTTAATGAGCACATTTCGAGTTGGTCAGATGGAGAGTGTCTGCCAAATGTCATAAAAGTAAATCAAAATGGACGTGAAAAGATAATAAGGGACTGCAAATGTAGGAAATGATGTGTCATTAAAAGAAACTAGGCCATCATTGATACATCAACAGCGTTACAATAATTCAGAGCCGTAGCTTTAAAAAGTTGAGACTACATAATTCTCAATCCAGCTGTGACCAGCACATTAATGACATCGACGCTGCCCTTTCATGCATGATAAAGACTTTTTGTCTCTACAgtatgcatgttgtgtgtgtaaatggcCATGCATGCATTTGTCCCTTCACAGTCCACTGCATATGAGAATTGCCTGAAGGGGGAAGCGATGGAaggaaaaatggaaaaatgaaaAAGCCAAAGAAAAACAGTCACAGTCCCAGAAGTGCAAAGGAAGGAAGCAGAGAGGTTCTGTACTGTACGTCTTACACAATCCAAGGCACTGAGTCAAATTATGCATTCAATAACAAAGGATTGTTTGATGAAGCAATGCGTGTAAAATCCTTCTTAAAAATCTTGCAGTGAAAAAGAACTACATTTGCAAATGAATTAACTTGCTCTTATTCTTTTCATGAAGTTAAATTGAACAATTAAGTAGATTAAATCAGTGGGGAAGCAAATCAGTCTCATACACTCTTGTTGCAAGACATTCCTGTAATGGCAACTCTTGAACCAGCATACTTTAATAACTCTTGATTCGTGTGCAAATGTGTCAACTTCTTTGAGGAGAAAAATGACTGTGAGACTAAATGACTTTGTGCTAATGAGCGTGAACTTGTCGTGTCCTCGGTGATGACCAGACACACATTATAAATCACTGACAAGGGGCAAGGACACGAGGAAAGGGCATTTGAAAAGCACTGAAATGTAAAGACAAATGACGGAGGCACTGGAGGACAAATCAGCCCCGGAGCTGAGGCAGCTGGGTCTGAGGAGGGTTGTCGGGTTGGggcagggggggagggagaggggattGATTGATTGAGTCTGGCAACTATTGATCAGCTATCAGCTCTATCTGTGAGGTAAAGCGTAAAGATTCAGGCATGGCTTGTTCTCCTGATGTCACCGTAAAAGGGATTGGCCAATCAGATGGGTGCTGAAAATCCAGATGATCCATGGTGGTTGTTTCTTTCTGGAGTTATGACATCTTTATGTGTCACACCTTTTAAATATGTGGCATTTACAATAGTGTAAAAAAGACGGTAAGAACTCTAAACGTTGTACCTACAACCTGCAGTTTCATTCAGTGTAGTTAGTCAGAGTCTGCGTTGAGGATTCAGGACCGTCTCAAAAGACAGtgagaaaaacattttctgtagatgtcatgtttacaaaTGTAACTTCAGATACAAGCTGGCATACCGGATGTGTTCAATGCTGTGGTTTTTAGTtagatttatttaatcattCAATCACAATTGTTTCCGATATCACACTTAGCTGGGGTGCTGGAGctaggagaagaagaaaaaagcatcCGCACACTCAAATTTGTGGCAAAATCTTTTATATAAGCGAGATATCGGTCAGCGGCCTCCTTCAAGGCCAGGCCATTCAAACATTAAAAGTGCACAGATCATGCTTTTCAATTAATTTTCAAGTTCAAAACATAATGGCACACTATTTTATAGATGGCCTTCATGAGACTAGACCAAATCATGAATGCACTAAAAATCTATATTatcattctattttttttagatGGTCATAAAATTCTGTACTTTATATCCGTGCCGATAGATCCCAAGGTGATATGAATCACATGATAATGACATCACTGTGAACTCTGAACCAATTCCAAGGCTTTCATTTGAGCTCATGTGCATCTATTTCTTaaaacagtaaatataaaaatatcgTGGAGTCACCACATTTGAATGAACTGAATCCATtttagtaataaaaaaaagggtaatTAATTGTTTGATTTGCGTAAAGTCCTGTTGTGTTACTATAACAAGCAAGTGAACACAATCAGCATTTAACTGAGAGGAACAAtctggagaaaaaaacccactatCCATCTACTTagtagaaatgtgttttatttttgttccataATCATCTTGAGTACCTGAAACAATCTAGTGCCCCTCTGGGGGTCCCAGTCTCTAGGATGAAAATGACTGCATTTACCCCATTCCACAGTGAGCTTGAGCCATGAAATGCTTGTCTCTCTGGCTGCTGGGTATTTGTTTGAACGTCTTTCGTTGTTCCTCATAGGTGCGTAcgtaaaaacagaaaatgaagcAAAATCAAATCCATGGTTATAACCACATCGTT from Cyclopterus lumpus isolate fCycLum1 chromosome 14, fCycLum1.pri, whole genome shotgun sequence encodes the following:
- the zfpl1 gene encoding zinc finger protein-like 1; the encoded protein is MGLCKCPKRKVTNLFCFEHRVNVCEHCLVSNHNKCIVQSYLQWLQDSDYNPNCTLCNTLLNAQDTVRLVCYDVFHWSCLNNLASRLPIHTAPAGYQCPTCQGSLFPPSNLASPIADVLKEQLSSVNWARAGLGLPLIEEPVGVLEETTANDVTDYTDWSTFDAQESKIYPSHSYNTSLNPPPNPVPPPAQEDLGGPRKNEDPNMQEHAVVNFTNEATRDTITLHTASSPRKIYDTRDIGHSTVTQIDFDDDKYRRRPALSWFAQILKNRTGGKRTSLSWKQRVFMLLVVGVLGFFTLIIIMAKLGRASAGSDPNLDPLLNPNIRVGKN